The Ahaetulla prasina isolate Xishuangbanna chromosome 3, ASM2864084v1, whole genome shotgun sequence genome window below encodes:
- the RNASEL gene encoding 2-5A-dependent ribonuclease isoform X3 has protein sequence MAELNAAVKKGDLKLVRQLVEDGADINAKVESGWTPLHSAVQINSNEIVNFLLKNGADPFARKDNGATPFILAGMTGNVKLLKLFLDKGSCINEYDINGFTAFMEAAIYGQKKALRFLYKKGADVNQRREVDETKKAVKKGGATALMDAASHGHFALVKILIKKMGADVNICDNQDGNALIRALSEDKNWNKGRKNSALFLLKKKSDVNKRDVNGKTVLILAVERESLALVKAILKLDEVDLDDADENNETALHVAVKKKNKAIAKLLCKKGVRVDDDVLDVAHRNYQSDLINILQKYKSPDSPRQPEICKEFSSNRWRIKLQKLNQMHRPMIGKLKIFQYQDLWIQKTTQGGVYLGFYAGEEVAVKVFWKDSENAKREEVCLKKCQTSKYLVKFCGSETRKTCLYLCLTLCEKNLQEYFKEENNTTMESKKILKIIFQAVNELHAFGFGHQELHPSNILIDFTGKIFLADFDKSREITDATKYSVISKDLQGLQKLILYVVMRGQQDFEHLPTECPDIIKEHKEVEDLRRKLELSDQNTLPNSLLEMLIYHPYFWSREKKYSVLKDIGNEIRMAYATNKDDIPNALKFTNDPFTDWEKEIDEKVFNSMVFLDKEKGNKKRKKKDKRIYGPGVTDLLKFIRNMGEHYLEKDDESLQKVIT, from the exons ATGGCAGAATTAAATGCTGCTGTCAAAAAAGGTGATCTTAAGCTTGTTCGACAGCTGGTGGAGGATGGAGCAGATATTAATGCAAAGGTGGAAAGTGGCTGGACACCTCTCCATAGTGCTGTACAAATAAATTCTAACGAGATAGTTAACTTTCTGCTGAAAAATGGGGCTGATCCATTCGCAAGGAAGGATAATGGTGCTACACCTTTTATTTTAGCAGGCATGACAGGTAATGTGAAGCTTTTGAAACTTTTTCTTGATAAAGGCTCATGTATTAATGAGTATGACATCAATGGCTTCACCGCATTCATGGAGGCTGCTATTTACGGGCAAAAGAAAGCCCTGAGATTTTTATATAAGAAAGGAGCAGATGTAAATCAGCGCCGTGAAGTTGATGAGACTAAAAAGGCTGTGAAAAAAGGAGGTGCGACAGCTCTGATGGATGCTGCGAGTCATGGCCATTTTGCTCTGGTCAAAATCTTGATTAAGAAAATGGGGGCTGATGTAAATATCTGTGACAATCAAGATGGAAATGCATTGATTCGTGCTCTCTCTGAGGACAAAAACTGGAATAAAGGCAGAAAAAACTCGGCCCTTTTCcttttgaagaagaaaagtgaTGTCAATAAGAGGGATGTAAATGGGAAAACTGTGCTTATATTGGCTGTTGAAAGAGAAAGCCTGGCCCTTGTGAAGGCCATATTAAAATTAGATGAAGTTGATCTTGATGATGCTGATGAAAATAATGAAACAGCATTGCATGTAgcagtgaagaagaaaaacaaagcaatAGCAAAGCTACTATGTAAAAAAGGAGTAAGAGTAGATGATGATGTCCTAGATGTTGCCCATAGAAATTACCAAAGCGATTTGATAAACATTCTTCAGAAATACAAATCGCCGGACAGTCCAAGGCAGCCAGAAATATGTAAGGAATTCTCTAGCAATCGCTGGAGAATTAAACTCCAGAAACTCAATCAAATGCATCGTCCTATGATTGGCAAGCTCAAGATCTTTCAATATCAAGATTTATGGATCCAGAAGACCACCCAAGGAGGGGTCTATCTGGGATTCTATGCTGGAGAAGAGGTGGCTGTGAAGGTATTCTGGAAGGATTCAGAAAATGCCAAGCGAGAAGAAGTGTGCCTCAAAAAATGCCAAACCAGCAAATACCTGGTGAAATTTTGTGGCTCAGAAACGAGGAAGACCTGTCTCTACCTGTGCCTCACCTTGTGCGAAAAGAATCTTCAAGAGTACTTCAAGGAAGAAAACAACACAACTATGGAAAGCAAAAAGAttcttaaaattatatttcaggctGTAAATGAACTTCATGCATTTGGATTTGGCCATCAGGAACTGCACCCAAGTAACATTTTGATAG ATTTCACTGGCAAGATTTTCCTAGCAGACTTTgataagagcagagaaataaCTGATGCTACAAAATATTCTGTAATCTCAAAAGATCTACAG GGTCTCCAAAAACTTATCCTGTATGTTGTGATGAGAGGTCAGCAGGACTTTGAACATTTGCCTACAGAATGTCCAGATATTATAAAGGAGCATAAGGAAGTTGAAGACCTGCGAAGAAAACTGGAACTCTCTGATCAAAATACCCTACCCAATAGTCTACTGGAAATGCTGATCTATCATCCATATTTCTGGTCCAGAGAGAA AAAGTACAGTGTGTTAAAAGATATCGGGAATGAGATACGTATGGCTTATGCAACAAATAAAGATGACATTCCGAATGCTTTGAAATTTACGAATGATCCTTTCACGGACTGGGAAAAAGAG
- the RNASEL gene encoding 2-5A-dependent ribonuclease isoform X4, translating into MAELNAAVKKGDLKLVRQLVEDGADINAKVESGWTPLHSAVQINSNEIVNFLLKNGADPFARKDNGATPFILAGMTGNVKLLKLFLDKGSCINEYDINGFTAFMEAAIYGQKKALRFLYKKGADVNQRREVDETKKAVKKGGATALMDAASHGHFALVKILIKKMGADVNICDNQDGNALIRALSEDKNWNKGRKNSALFLLKKKSDVNKRDVNGKTVLILAVERESLALVKAILKLDEVDLDDADENNETALHVAVKKKNKAIAKLLCKKGVRVDDDVLDVAHRNYQSDLINILQKYKSPDSPRQPEICKEFSSNRWRIKLQKLNQMHRPMIGKLKIFQYQDLWIQKTTQGGVYLGFYAGEEVAVKVFWKDSENAKREEVCLKKCQTSKYLVKFCGSETRKTCLYLCLTLCEKNLQEYFKEENNTTMESKKILKIIFQAVNELHAFGFGHQELHPSNILIDFTGKIFLADFDKSREITDATKYSVISKDLQGLQKLILYVVMRGQQDFEHLPTECPDIIKEHKEVEDLRRKLELSDQNTLPNSLLEMLIYHPYFWSREKKYSVLKDIGNEIRMAYATNKDDIPNALKFTNDPFTDWEKEIDEKVFNSMVFLDKEKGNKKRKKKDKRIYGPGVTDLLKFIRNMGEHYLEKDDDN; encoded by the exons ATGGCAGAATTAAATGCTGCTGTCAAAAAAGGTGATCTTAAGCTTGTTCGACAGCTGGTGGAGGATGGAGCAGATATTAATGCAAAGGTGGAAAGTGGCTGGACACCTCTCCATAGTGCTGTACAAATAAATTCTAACGAGATAGTTAACTTTCTGCTGAAAAATGGGGCTGATCCATTCGCAAGGAAGGATAATGGTGCTACACCTTTTATTTTAGCAGGCATGACAGGTAATGTGAAGCTTTTGAAACTTTTTCTTGATAAAGGCTCATGTATTAATGAGTATGACATCAATGGCTTCACCGCATTCATGGAGGCTGCTATTTACGGGCAAAAGAAAGCCCTGAGATTTTTATATAAGAAAGGAGCAGATGTAAATCAGCGCCGTGAAGTTGATGAGACTAAAAAGGCTGTGAAAAAAGGAGGTGCGACAGCTCTGATGGATGCTGCGAGTCATGGCCATTTTGCTCTGGTCAAAATCTTGATTAAGAAAATGGGGGCTGATGTAAATATCTGTGACAATCAAGATGGAAATGCATTGATTCGTGCTCTCTCTGAGGACAAAAACTGGAATAAAGGCAGAAAAAACTCGGCCCTTTTCcttttgaagaagaaaagtgaTGTCAATAAGAGGGATGTAAATGGGAAAACTGTGCTTATATTGGCTGTTGAAAGAGAAAGCCTGGCCCTTGTGAAGGCCATATTAAAATTAGATGAAGTTGATCTTGATGATGCTGATGAAAATAATGAAACAGCATTGCATGTAgcagtgaagaagaaaaacaaagcaatAGCAAAGCTACTATGTAAAAAAGGAGTAAGAGTAGATGATGATGTCCTAGATGTTGCCCATAGAAATTACCAAAGCGATTTGATAAACATTCTTCAGAAATACAAATCGCCGGACAGTCCAAGGCAGCCAGAAATATGTAAGGAATTCTCTAGCAATCGCTGGAGAATTAAACTCCAGAAACTCAATCAAATGCATCGTCCTATGATTGGCAAGCTCAAGATCTTTCAATATCAAGATTTATGGATCCAGAAGACCACCCAAGGAGGGGTCTATCTGGGATTCTATGCTGGAGAAGAGGTGGCTGTGAAGGTATTCTGGAAGGATTCAGAAAATGCCAAGCGAGAAGAAGTGTGCCTCAAAAAATGCCAAACCAGCAAATACCTGGTGAAATTTTGTGGCTCAGAAACGAGGAAGACCTGTCTCTACCTGTGCCTCACCTTGTGCGAAAAGAATCTTCAAGAGTACTTCAAGGAAGAAAACAACACAACTATGGAAAGCAAAAAGAttcttaaaattatatttcaggctGTAAATGAACTTCATGCATTTGGATTTGGCCATCAGGAACTGCACCCAAGTAACATTTTGATAG ATTTCACTGGCAAGATTTTCCTAGCAGACTTTgataagagcagagaaataaCTGATGCTACAAAATATTCTGTAATCTCAAAAGATCTACAG GGTCTCCAAAAACTTATCCTGTATGTTGTGATGAGAGGTCAGCAGGACTTTGAACATTTGCCTACAGAATGTCCAGATATTATAAAGGAGCATAAGGAAGTTGAAGACCTGCGAAGAAAACTGGAACTCTCTGATCAAAATACCCTACCCAATAGTCTACTGGAAATGCTGATCTATCATCCATATTTCTGGTCCAGAGAGAA AAAGTACAGTGTGTTAAAAGATATCGGGAATGAGATACGTATGGCTTATGCAACAAATAAAGATGACATTCCGAATGCTTTGAAATTTACGAATGATCCTTTCACGGACTGGGAAAAAGAG